A region from the Salvelinus sp. IW2-2015 linkage group LG21, ASM291031v2, whole genome shotgun sequence genome encodes:
- the LOC111982441 gene encoding CD276 antigen isoform X2, producing the protein MTSATSFLFFAIHLACIRAGNSSGNFVKLECNEESHGVYGQQSLLQCNVKAVEKVTILTVTWKRAEALLLEYHQDKCHLTPGFKFAEPSWNKNNMNVSLLLTNTKMADKGVYTCMVRADSGDDTATTSLSVTAKYITPTMSSIPETNIEENTAVTIFCNSTGGQQKGSIRWFDQFRNDWTHSAELVAKETDDGPFSLSSKFTVQKATFSSTNYTCEVLNANGAVEGMASFVIQFAPRDLGSKADKLDSDSPTNWLAPVVVIGSLIIGLLAALLLFKRRSAQRDHQTDTRHDGDVEAEVSLCPGLNSDTPQDQRNSL; encoded by the exons ATGACTTCAGCTACCAGCTTCCTGTTTTTTGCGATCCATTTAGCCTGTATCAGAGCTGGAAATTCCTCTGGGA ATTTTGTCAAACTGGAGTGTAATGAAGAGTCCCATGGGGTTTATGGTCAGCAGTCATTGCTGCAGTGTAATGTCAAAGCTGTTGAGAAAGTGACCATCTTGACCGTGACCTGGAAGAGGGCGGAAGCTCTTTTGTTGGAATACCATCAAGATAAATGTCACCTAACTCCTGGGTTTAAATTTGCTGAGCCATCCTGGAACAAGAATAATATGAATGTGTCCTTGTTGTTGACAAATACCAAGATGGCCGACAAGGGGGTGTATACATGCATGGTGAGAGCAGACAGTGGTGATGATACAGCTACAACCAGCCTCAGTGTCACAG ctaAGTACATAACTCCAACCATGAGCTCCATCCCTGAGACCAACATCGAAGAGAACACAGCTGTGACCATTTTCTGCAACTCTACAGGCGGGCAACAGAAAGGGTCGATCCGGTGGTTTGACCAGTTTCGCAACGACTGGACGCACAGTGCTGAACTGGTGGCCAAGGAGACTGACGATGGACCGTTCAGCCTCTCCAGTAAATTCACAGTGCAGAAGGCTACATTCAGTTCCACAAACTACACGTGCGAAGTGCTCAATGCCAATGGTGCCGTGGAGGGGATGGCATCATTTGTGATCCAGTTTGCGCCGCGAGACTTAG GTAGCAAAGCTGACAAATTGGATTCTGATTCCCCCACCAACTGGCTAGCCCCAGTTGTAGTCATAGGATCTCTGATCATCGGACTCCTTGCTGCGCTGCTGTTATTTAAGAGGCGCTCCGCCCAAC GTGACCACCAAACAGATACCAGGCATGATGGAGATGTTGAGGCAGAAG tctccctctgtcCAGGTCTAAACAGTGACACTCCACAGGACCAGCGTAACAGTCTCTAG
- the LOC111982441 gene encoding hemicentin-1 isoform X1, with protein sequence MTSATSFLFFAIHLACIRAGNSSGNFVKLECNEESHGVYGQQSLLQCNVKAVEKVTILTVTWKRAEALLLEYHQDKCHLTPGFKFAEPSWNKNNMNVSLLLTNTKMADKGVYTCMVRADSGDDTATTSLSVTAKYITPTMSSIPETNIEENTAVTIFCNSTGGQQKGSIRWFDQFRNDWTHSAELVAKETDDGPFSLSSKFTVQKATFSSTNYTCEVLNANGAVEGMASFVIQFAPRDLGSKADKLDSDSPTNWLAPVVVIGSLIIGLLAALLLFKRRSAQRFVSFLTGARRQSTFPLMSDHQTDTRHDGDVEAEVSLCPGLNSDTPQDQRNSL encoded by the exons ATGACTTCAGCTACCAGCTTCCTGTTTTTTGCGATCCATTTAGCCTGTATCAGAGCTGGAAATTCCTCTGGGA ATTTTGTCAAACTGGAGTGTAATGAAGAGTCCCATGGGGTTTATGGTCAGCAGTCATTGCTGCAGTGTAATGTCAAAGCTGTTGAGAAAGTGACCATCTTGACCGTGACCTGGAAGAGGGCGGAAGCTCTTTTGTTGGAATACCATCAAGATAAATGTCACCTAACTCCTGGGTTTAAATTTGCTGAGCCATCCTGGAACAAGAATAATATGAATGTGTCCTTGTTGTTGACAAATACCAAGATGGCCGACAAGGGGGTGTATACATGCATGGTGAGAGCAGACAGTGGTGATGATACAGCTACAACCAGCCTCAGTGTCACAG ctaAGTACATAACTCCAACCATGAGCTCCATCCCTGAGACCAACATCGAAGAGAACACAGCTGTGACCATTTTCTGCAACTCTACAGGCGGGCAACAGAAAGGGTCGATCCGGTGGTTTGACCAGTTTCGCAACGACTGGACGCACAGTGCTGAACTGGTGGCCAAGGAGACTGACGATGGACCGTTCAGCCTCTCCAGTAAATTCACAGTGCAGAAGGCTACATTCAGTTCCACAAACTACACGTGCGAAGTGCTCAATGCCAATGGTGCCGTGGAGGGGATGGCATCATTTGTGATCCAGTTTGCGCCGCGAGACTTAG GTAGCAAAGCTGACAAATTGGATTCTGATTCCCCCACCAACTGGCTAGCCCCAGTTGTAGTCATAGGATCTCTGATCATCGGACTCCTTGCTGCGCTGCTGTTATTTAAGAGGCGCTCCGCCCAAC GTTTTGTGTCATTTTTGACAGGAGCTCGAAGGCAGTCCACCTTTCCGTTAATGA GTGACCACCAAACAGATACCAGGCATGATGGAGATGTTGAGGCAGAAG tctccctctgtcCAGGTCTAAACAGTGACACTCCACAGGACCAGCGTAACAGTCTCTAG